The region AGTGACTGGTCGTTCGACCCCGACGAACTTGCCGGGACTGCAACCCTCAATCAGGGGTTCCAGTGGTCCGACGGCGAATCGCTCGATGCCGAGGGCGTCGCCTGGTGGTTCAACTACCTGATGGAGAACGAGGGGCACCGCTACGAGTCCAACACCAATCAGATAGGCTCCATCGAGGCCACCGGCGAGTACGAACTCTATTTCGAACTCAAGTCCTCGACGGCTGCGGTGTTCACCCCCGAAACCGGTGTCTTCGCAGTTCCCATCCTGCCCGCCCATGTCTGGAAAAACATCGACGACTACACCCAGTACTCTCCCGACGAACTGATCGGAGCACAGGGGTTCCAGTGGGCTGATTCCTCTCCGGGAAACTGGTACGAGCTTGAGTCCAACCCCGATCTGCTGCCCGACGATATTCACGAAGGCCCCTATGTGGACAACCTTCGGTTCCGCGTCTTCGGGGATATGACGACGATGGTCGAGGAGCTTCGACAGGGTAACGTCGACCTCACCTACCAGTCTATCGCACCCAACCGGGCGTTCCAGTTGCAGGACACTGACTCGGTTCGCGTGTGGAACTCCCGGGCGCGTGGCTACAACTACATCGCCCACAACATGCGCCGGGTGCCGCTCGACGACAAGCCGTTCAGACAGAGTCTCGGCTTCGTCTACCCGTTCAACTACCTCCAGAACCAGCTCCGCCGTGGCCTGACCGAGACTGGCGACTACGTCGCCGCGAAGGTGTATGAACCGTGGCGGCCCGACAGCTTTGACGTGCCAATCGAGCACGGCCCCTACAAGACTGATGACGGACAACTCGACGTGGAACAGACCCGTGAGTTCCTGCGCAACGCCAACGGCGAGCACGAGTACACGTTCGGCCCCGTTGAGTCCGACCAGATCACCGGGGATCAAGAGATCCGTGTTGACGGCCAGCTACTGACGGAAGCCCACACCGACAACGACGGCAACGCCGGCCAAGGCCCCATTAGTATCGTCATCACGCCACCGAGCACTGCACCAGTAGAGGCACGTGCCGGCGCCCGCTTCGTCGAGAACCTCAACGAGATCGGTATTCCCGCCGAAACCCAGCCGGTGGCCGAAGGGTCACAGAACACCCTCATCTGGGTGCAGGAGGACTTCGACATGTGGTCCTCGGGTTGGATCTGGATGCCCAAGCCCCACATGTACATGGGGTTCTGGCTCACCAGCGGGAGCGCGGATACCGACTCAAGCAGCGACAACGTCAACCTCAACCCAATGGGGTACACGAACGCCGACGACCTGATTCAGCAGGTCCAGACGACGTTCGACCCGGATGCCCAGAAGCAGGCCACACAGGAAGCGCTTGCCCGGGTGTACGAGGACCAGCCCGTCCTCGTGACGGAGTACCCCAACCGCCTACACGCCTCTTCGAACCAGTTCACCGGCTGGGTGAAGGTTCCCGGCGGCATCACTCAGAACCCGTGGACGTACCTCAACGTCCATCAGGCCTGATCTCTCTCCTCCCCATTCTTCATGGTTCGAATTACGGGACGTTATCTCCTCCGCCGAGTCGCCATCAGCGTCGTGACGATCTATGCGCTCGCGACGCTGCTGTTCGCACTAATGCACGCCATGCCTGGAAGCCCCATCGACTCCCTCATCGGGCCCGGCATGTCGAGCGAACAGATACAGAACATCGAGCAACGTTTCGGGCTGGACAAACCAATCTGGTTGCAGTACATCAACTTCATCAGCTCAGTCACGCTGTTCGACTTCGGTTACTCCGTCCAGACGCTTGAGCCGGTCCGCAACCGACTGGTCGAACGGCTCGTCCCCACGCTGGTACTGTTCGCGCCCGCGTTCATGATGCAGTACTCCATGGGAACTGTAATCGGGACGTATCTCGGTTGGAACCGCGGGACGAAGGCCGACCTCGCCGGGTTCACGACGGGGCTGTTCATGTACTCTATCCCGTTTTTCTGGCTGGCGTGGATCCTCATCGGAGTGTTCTCCTACGATTTGGGCTGGTTTCCTAGCGGCTCGATGGTGCCGCCATACACCACGAGCTTCGCGTGGCTGGAGGCGGTGGTCCAACTCCTATTGCACATGACCCTCCCGATACTCTCGCTGGCGTTAGTAGGCTGGGCGGGGCCCATGCTCATCATGCGGACGACGATGCAGGACGTGGTGGACGCGGATTTCGTCGATTTCGCCCGCGCACAGGGCTACAGCGAGCCGACCGTGATGAGCCGCTTCGGCGCCCGGAACGCGCTCATCCCGGTCGTCACGCAGGGGATCATCGGCATCGCGTTCATGATCGACGGCTCGGTCATCGTGGAGACAGTGTTCTCCTGGCCAGGCATCGGCCAACTGCTCGTGAACGCCATCTTCGCCAAGGACCTGCCGACAGCGCTGGCAGCGTTCTACACGCTTGGGGTGCTCATCATCGTCCTGCGGCTGCTGACGGACGTGGTGTACACGCTCATCGACCCACGCATCGAGTTCGGGGGTGAGACCTGATGGCCGCCGAGTCCGGTGGGCTGCGCGAGCGGCTCTACCCGTTCGTCATCGGCGCCAACCGCACGTGGGGGCAGTTCACCGAGTCCCGCGTGGGCGTGGTTGGGCTGTTCATCCTCGCCGCCATCACGTTCGTGGCGGTGTTTGCGCCCTTCCTGGCGCCCCACCCACTCGAGTGGCAGGCGTTCGGCAACAACCCCACCTTCGAGCAGGCAGGTCAGTTACCCCACCCGCCGGCGTTCGGCGACCCCTTCTTCGCGCCGCTGGGCACCGACAGCCTGGGTCACGGTATCCTGACCCAGCTGATATACGGCTCCCGCACGGCGCTGTTCATCGGGCTCGCGGCCGGCATCCTCTCCTCGCTGGTGGGCGTGCCGCTCGGCATCATAAGCGGATACTACTCCAACACGTGGGTCGACGAGGGGATCCAGCGAGTCGTCGACGTGATGTACGGCCTCCCGTTCCTGCCGCTGGTCATCGTGCTGGTGTTCATCAACGGCGTGACCACGACCAACATCATTCTCGGTATCGTCGCGAAGTCCTGGCTCAACAACGCCATCGTCGTACGCGGGCAGGTGCTCTCGCTTTCCGAGCGCCCGTTCGTTGAGGCGGCGAAAGCCGGCGGTGCCAGCCACTTCCGCATCATGTGGCGACACATCCTCCCTAACGTCCTACCGCTGGGGTTCATCTACCTCGCACAGGACGCTGCCTTCGCCATCCTCATTCAGGCGAGCCTCGCCTTCCTGGGGCTGGCAGACTTCACGAAAGTGTCCTGGGGCACGATGCTCCAGTGGATTCAGGTGGAGGGCTACATCTACACGGCGCCGTGGTGGCTCATCCCACCGGGCATCATGATCGCCCTGCTGGCGGCGTCGTTCTACTTCATCGGCTACAGCCTTGAAGACGTAATGAACCCGGGTGGTAACTCATGAGCAGCACAACGACGCCGACGGCAGAGGAACCGAACGACGGGACGGTTCTCGAGGTTGAGAACCTCTCGATCACCTACCAGATGGACGACCAACCGGACGTCCATGCGGTCCAAAAGGTCAGCTTCGAGATCGAGGCAGGCACCACGTTCGGGCTGGTTGGCGAATCGGGCTGTGGGAAGACGAGTGCCGCACGCTCGCTCATCGGGCTGCTCGACGACAACGGCGAGGTGACGGCCGGTTCCATCTACAAGGACGGCCGCGACCTCACGGAGGTGAGCGACACCGAGCTCCAGAACGTTCGCTGGAACGAAATCGCGACCATCCCGCAGAACGTGATGAACGCGCTCAACCCCGTCGAGACTGTGGGATCACAGGTTCTTGGTGTCATCCAGCTCCACACGGACCGTTCCCTGGCAGAGGCCCGGGAACACGCCACGGAGCTGTTCGAGCAGGTCGGGCTCGACCCGGACCGGATGGAGGATTACCCACACGAGTTCTCGGGCGGGATGCTCCAGCGCGCCGTCATCGCGATGGCGATGTCATGTGACCCGGACCTCATCATCGCCGACGAGCCCACGACGGCGCTCGACGTGGTGGTGCAGGACGAGATCCTCTCGGAACTGGAGGCGCTGCAGGCCGAACTCGGCGTCGCAGTGCTGGTGATCAGTCACGACATCGGGGTAATGGCTGAGATCTGTGACGACGTGGGCGTGATGTACGCCGGCGAACTCATGGAGCTCGGCAGCGCCGAGGACGTGTTCGCGGACCCGTCGAACCCTTACACCCTAGGGTTAGCCAACTCTTTCCCTGATATCACCAACCCGGACCGCGAGCTGGTGGATATCCCCGGGACAGCACCGGAGCTCCGGGCCGAGCATCAGGGCTGCCCGTTTGTCGAACGCTGTCCGTTCGCGACTGAGGAGTGCGAGCAGTCCCGCCCGGAGCTTCAGCCCGTCCCAGGCCGGACCGAGCACCAGTCGCGGTGTCACTACGTCGACGAGGTCGACCGACTCCGCGAGGAGGCCGCCGACCCCGAAACGTGGGGCGGCACCGTCGGCGACGCCGGCGAAACAGTCGAACCAGGCGAGGAGGCAGTATTCGAGGCCGATGGCATTCGCAAATACTTCGACGCCGGCAGCGGGCTGGTCGACTCCCTACTGGGCCGTGAACCGAACCCGGTGAAGGCGGTCGACGGCGTCTCCTTCGACGTGCACGAGGGCGAGATATTTGGCATCGTCGGCGAGTCCGGCTGCGGGAAATCCACGCTGGGCCGGACGATGCTCAACCTCGATCCGGCGACGGAGGGAACCATCTCACTCAAGGGGACGCCCATCGACGATATCCCCAACGAGGAGTTCCGTCGAAGCGCCCAGATCATCTTCCAGAACCCCTTCGAGAGCCTCAACCCACGGCTGACGATTCAGCAGACCATCACCGAGCCGCTCGCGCTGCTGAACGACGACCTCAGCTACACGGAGCGGGTAGAGCTCGCCGAGCAGACACTGGAAGCGGTAGGGCTCTCCCCGGCGACGGAGTATCTGAACCGCTTCCCCGAGCGACTGAGCGGTGGCGAGCGCCAGCGCGTCTCCATCGCCCGTGCGCTGGTGGTCGACCCCAGCTTCCTGCTGGCCGACGAACCGGTGTCGATGCTCGACGTGAGCATCCGGGCAAGCGTGCTCAACATCCTGCGCCGCCTCCGTCGCGAACAGGGGCTCACCATCTCGATTATCAGCCACGACCTGAGTCTCATCCGCGCGGTCAGCGACCGGACCGCGGTGATGTATCTCGGTGAGTTCGTCGAGGTCGGCGACACCGACCGCATCGTCGAGGACCCGAAACACCCCTACACTGAGGCGCTGGTCGACTCGGTACCCGTACCGGACCCGACCCGAAAGCGGCAGCCGGTCGACATTAGCGGTGAACCGCCGTCGGCCCGGAACCCGCCCTCCGGTTGCCGGTTCCACACCCGGTGTCCTGCGATCATTCCACCCGAGGAGTTCGAGTTCGCGGACGGGCGGTTCCGCGAACTCATGGATCTGCGACATGCCATCGCGAACGACTCGCTCCGGGTGGAGCGGGCGCGCGAGCTGGCCGACGACTCGAACGACCCCGAATCAGTCGTGGCTACACTCAAGTCGCGGCGGTTCGACGGGGAGTTCGTCGACCCGGAGGTCGCGTCCATCGTCGATGACGGGCTGCTGGCGCTCGTGCGCGGGGAGCAGGAGACCGCAGCCGACCGGCTGGCTGATGCGTTCACGACGCCGTGTGAAATCGACGGGCCGGAGCTGGTCGAACTCGAGGACGGACGGCAGGTCGCCTGCCACCTCTACGACTGAGGTGACGGGCAGCGGTCTTTCGATTTAGTTCAGCGCCGAATAGCCGAGTACGCCGGCGATACCGATTAATCCCAGCCCGAGCGCGATGACCAGCAGCTGGTCGGTTACCGTCGAAAGCAGGCCAGAGAACGCGCCGAAGATGGCGAAGGAAAAGCCCAGCGCCGCGAGCAGTGCGGCGACGCTCAGCGTCAGCAAAAATAGTTTCTGGCCGCCGGCGGCGATGGCGCGACTCAGGGGGTTGGAGGCGTTGGCCGTCATTGGTTTATCACGTGGTGCGGTGGCACATAACGGTGTCGCACGCTGCGACCGAAACGAGGGAGCAACCGGGTCACTCGTCGCCCTGTGCGGTTGAACGGTACCGCTCAGTCGTCGCCCTGTGCGGTTGAACGGTACCGCTCAGTCGTCGCCCTGTGCGGTTGAACGGTACCGCTCAGTCGTCGTCTGCCGCGGCGCCCGGCGCATCCCCGATCAGTCCCTCGAGCTTCTCGAACTTGGGGGCTGGGTAGGTTTTCGGGCTCTGGGAGACGCCGTGACGGGCCCACGTTGCGGCCTGTTCCAGCGCGAGGCTCGCTGGGTCGAGGAACGGCACACCCACCCGCTCCTCGATCTCGTCGTTACGCTGAGCGAAGGAGAGACTCATACAGCCAGGGAACAGCGCCTCGGCCCCGTCTTCCTCGACCGCTGCCCGGCCCTCCGTGACCATGCGTTCGACCAGGTCGTCGTCGCAGTGGTCGATTTCTTCGACCGGTGCGTCGACCGAGCGTACGCTGACACACCGCTCCGAGAGGTGGTGTTCGTGGGCCTGTTCGTGGCTCATCGGCACCGTCTCCTCGAGGATGGTGAGCCAGGTGAAGCGGTCGGCCACCATCGCAGCCGTGTGGATGGTTGTCTCAGCGGGGCCGACCACGGGGATGTCGAGCAGCTCGCGCAACGCCCGAATGCCCGGGTCGCCGAAGCAGCCGATGACCAGCGCGTCGAACGCCGACTCAACCTCGTGGGCGGTCTGCATCGAACCGACGACACACCAGTACTCTTCGACCGCACTCTCGATGCTGGTCGGGCCGGGACCCTCGGCCTCGACCACTGTCACGTCGACGTGGCTGGGTGTGAGGTCGTTCGCGACACGCTCACGGCGTTGCTTCTCCTTTGTCGGGAGGCCAACTCCAGGGACGAGGTAACAAACGTCGACCATCAGGCCACCTCCATGGCGTCATCGACCAGCGAACGCGCCCGCTCGAGTTCGCCGACGACGGTGTTCTGCTCTCGTTTGAGCTGGGTCCCGACGAAGCGCGCCTCATCACCGTCGACGATCTCGAACTTGCGGGCCACCGAGTAGCGGGGGAATGGCTCACGGTTAGTCGCGGGGTCCTGCTCGAACTGGCCGCGTTCGACCAGATAGAGCCGTGTCAGCACGCGAGAGAGCGAGGTGATGGTCTCGTTGGCGGTCGCTCGGTCCAGCGTCCCGTTCTCCGCCGCAGTCTGGAACTCACTGAGTTCGGCCTCCAGCGCGACCAGCCGGTCGAGCGTCGGAGAGAAGTCGAACTGGTCGTCGGCGACCGCCGCGTAGCCCTCGACAGCCTCGCGAAGTTTTGCGGCCGTGCGGGCGTGATCAAACGGCAATACGTTCGCGTTCAGCACCCGGGCCACTGCTGTCACGTATACCCGGATGTCCCGCAGGAGTTCATCCTCGCCGGCTTTCTCGAGGGTATCCATCGAGACGTGCCACGCGTCGGAGTTGCCGCCGCAGCCGCCCACCCCGTGGTAGCCCCGGCGTTCGCGCTCCTCGGCGGGGATGTTCGAGGAGAGCATGAAGAAGCCGGTGATGCCGAGGTTGTCGAAAGAGTAATCCCCGGCACGGAACGGGAACTGCTCGGCGTAGGGTGCGCTCGTCACGTCGTCGATGGCGTCGCCGACCAGTTCGTGGGCCTCCGGACACCAGCAGGACATGTCGGTGTATTCGGTGGCGTCTTTCGCGCCCGGCGAGTCCATGTTGACTTGTGCAACGCAGTTGTTCGCCAACTCCTGGGCGAACTCGTCAGCGTACCACGTTGAGCCGGCGTACCGACCCGTGGAGTGGCCCGGCCACCACGCCACCCGGAGGTTCCGCTCCAGATTCTCGCTAAGTTCTTCGAACACCCGAGCGGACTCCAGCAATCCGGCGTCACCGGTCGCGTTATCGGTGATACCCACATACCACGAGTCGTAGTGACCGTGTAACAGGACGAAATCGTCGTTATCGGGATCTGCTTCGCCCTCGATTTCGGCCACGACGACCGGACACTCCATCCAGTCGGTCGTGAGGTCTGTCGAGAGCTCCAGTTCGAGCCCCTCGTCGCTCTCAGCCCACTCGATGAGCGTCTTGCCGTCGGGTTGATTCACGTTGGCGATGGGGACGTCGGGGATGTTGTCGCGCTCGTCGTAGCGCGGTGCGCCGCCCCAGATGGGTGTCGCGATTCCGTTGTGTGGCTCTCGGTCGTGCTCGTGGATAGCGATAACCCCGATGGCGCCTTTTTTCGCGAGTTTCCGGACCGCACGGATGGAGAGGCTGCCCGCTTTTGTGAGCGCGATTGTGCCCGTGATGTCACCAACGTCGTGGTAGGGCTCGCGAGGGTCGGGCTCGTCGTCATTGATTAGGTCGCCGCCGGCGGCGCCGACGTACTCGACAGCCCCGGAGACCGTTGTCGAAGCCGAAAAGGAGACGGTCTTGATCGGGCCCGGTTCGAACTCCTTGTTGCGTGTCTCAATGGTCGCGCCGTGGGGCTGGCTGATGTAGAGCTCCGGTTCGTGCCGGTCGTAGGAGACGCCGTTGGCCGCCAGCCGCTCACAGATGTAGTCGGCGGCGGCGACCTCGTCCTGGCTCCCGGAGACGCGGGTAAGCGTTGAGAATTCCTCGAGTAGCTCCCAGGGTTCGTCGAGCGATACCTCGTCTACGAGACGCCGCTCTGTATCGTCGAGGGCGTCCCTATTTGTAATTGGCTGACTCATGTGGCTCGCGTTCTACAGTTGGCTCCGCGGAGTATAAACATTGGCAACTATCAACACGGTATGTCTCCACAACCCATGGGTACAAGAGCACCGACACCAACCTCCCACCATGCGTGCGGCACACATCACCCAGTACGGCGACCCGGAGGAAGCGCTTGCACTCGTCCACGTCGAACGACCGGAACCTGGCCCGGGCGAGGTCAGGGTCGATGTGGAAGCGGTCGCGCTCAACCACCTCGACGTGTTTGCGCGGAAAGGCCATCCCGAAGACGAGGGGGCGTTCCCCAAACGCTCGGGCTGTGACATCGCAGGCGTCGTCGGGAGCGTCGGCGACGGCGCCGACACCGACTGGCTCGACGAAGCGGTAGTCGTCTATCCCGGCGTCTCCTGTGGTGACTGTGAGTTCTGCGAACGCGGCGAGCAGACCATGTGCCACGAGTACGAAATCATCGGAGAGGACCGCCCCGGCGGCCTCGCGGAGTCGGTCGTGGTGCCCGAAGCGTGTTTAGAACAGAAACCCGACTCACTGAACTTCGTCACCGCCGCCGCAGTACCAGTGACGTTCACGACCGCGTGGCGGATGATCGTCGGTGCCGGCCAACTACGGCCCGCCGAGAAAGCACTGATTCTGGGCGCCTCCGGCGGCGTCGGCAACGCAGCGCTCCAGATCGCCGAGCGACTCGGTGCGACCACGTACGCGACCACCTCTTCGGAGCGGAAGGCTGACCGGGTTCGTGAGTGGGCCGACGAGGTTATCGACTACACCGAGACGCCCCATGACGAGGCAGTACTGGCCCTGACCGACGGCCGCGGCGTCGACCTCGTGGCCGAACACGTCGGCGAGGAGACGTGGCAGGAGAGTATCGACAGCCTCGCAATGGGCGGCCGGATGGTGGTCTGTGGCGCCACCAGTGGCGCTGACCCCGACATCGATATCCGGTCGATCTACCAGCGTCACAGGCAGATTCGCGGGGCACCGATGGGGAATCGGGCGCAGTTCCGGGACGTGCTGTCACTGGTCGCCAGGGGAGAACTCGAGCCACAAATCGATCGGGTACTCCCGCTCGACCGGATTGCCGAGGGACACCGGGCGATCGAGGATCGTGCAGTGTTCGGGAAGGTCGTGTTACGCCCCTGACTACCCCGCAGATGACGACGTTCTGGAGCGAAGCTTTATCGTGTAGTATACAGCCATAGCTTACAGTGGTATAACTATGCGAACAGAACCCACACACCGACTCCTGTTGTACAGTATTGTGCTGGTTGTCACGTTGGCGGGGGCAGCAACGCCTATCGCCGCACAGGAGGGCAGCGCGCCCGCTGTGACACTCAGCGCCGCAGAGATACAGGTCGACGCCGGAGAGACCACTGAGGTGACCGCGAACTACGAGTTCACTGTCCAAGACCCCGGCAGTGGTGAGCAGGTGCTCTCGGCTATCTCCGGGACGATGTGGCTGTTCCCCGACCACGGGGTGAGCGACGTTTCAGCCACCGTCAACGGCGAGTCGGTCGAGCCGGCGGTCACGCGCGAAGACCGCTACATGGATGTCGCGCTCCCGGTCTCCGATGTGAGCGGGGGTGAGACGGTCGAAGCGACCGTTTCCTACAGCGTCACCAGCGCGCCCGGCAGCCTGAAGGCGCCGCTGTGGACCCCCCAGTTCCAGACCGCTGGGACCGACCGGGTCATCGAGATGACCGTGTCGCTGCCCGAGGGCTCGAACGTCCACGGGGCCGCGTTCCCCAAGGTCGACTCCCGTTCGGGAACAACGCTCTCCTACGACCTGCTCCACATGCCCGGCTTTGTGAGCGTGGAGTACGGACAGGGTGGCGGCGCGCTGCTGGATGTCGGCACCCTCTCGACACTGTTTGGCCTGCTACTCATCTTCGGCATTCTGGGCGGCTGGCTCGCGTGGCGTCGTCGTGCGGTGCGGGAAGGAGGTGATGCGAATGTCATTTAGTTCAGAAATCCTCACGTTCCTCGGCGTCTCGGCGGTGTACATCGGCTTCACATTCGTCTGGGCATGGTACAAGGGCAAGCAGGACGAGGCCGAAGCTGCCGGGCCGACAGACCCCGCCGCCGACGCCAACGGGGGTGAGCGCTGATGGCGCTTGTCCCCCTGCAGCTCGTCAACGTCGACCCGCTGTTCATCGGTATCGTCGTCGTCTACTTCGCGGTCGTACTCGGCATCGGCTACTACGGCTACAAGACCACGAAGACCGAGGAGGACTTCCTCGTCGCGGGCCGGAACGTCGGCCCGCTGGTCGGCGGGGCGACGCTGTCGGCGACACAGATGAGCGCCGGCACGCTGGTGGGGACGTTCGGGATCCACTACCTGCTGGGTTTCGGCTTCGTCTGGATTTGGCCCGGGCTCTGGGCAGGCTGGATTGTCTCGCTCGTCCTCGTGGCGCCGCAGATGCGCCGCTTCGGTCGGGTGACTGTGCCCGACTTCGTAGCTGAACGCTACGGCGATGACGGTCGTGACGGTGACTACAGCCGCGCTATCGGCGCCGTACTCATCGTGCTGGCTTACACCGTCTACCTCAGCGCACAGTTCACTGCCGGTGGGCTAGTGTTCCAGACGATTCTGGGTGTCGCGCCCGAAATCGGCATGTTCGTAATGGTGATGACTGCAGTGCTCTACACCTCCATCGGGGGAATGCGCGCGAGCATCCTGACCGACTTCGTGCAGGCGGTTGTGATGGTGGCGGCGGTGCTGGTGGCCATTCCGCTCTCGCTCCACTTCATCGGGGGCATCGGGATGATTAACTCTATCTTCCAGTCGTTCAACCCCTCCTTCGTCGGGCAGGCGCTTTCGACTGCAGATATTGTCGGCTTCATGGCGGCGTTCGGTTTCTCCATCGCCGCCGCACCCTACGAGATCACCCGTATCTACTCGATGAAAGACGAGAAGACGGTTCGGCAGGCCATCGGTATCACGCTCATCTTCCAGGCCATCATCGGCACCTCGGTGGCGGTGCTGGGCGTCTCGATGCGTGTGCTGTTCCCGAATCTGAGCACGCCGGACCTGGCGAGCGTCGTGATGAGTCTGAACGTGCTCGGGCCCATCCTGGGCGCGTTGCTCATCGCTGCGGTGTTCTCGGCCATCCTCTCGACGGTGGACTCCATCATGATTGTCTCGGGTGCGGGGCTGGCCCACGACATCTACGGGAAGCTCATCAACACAGAGGCGACCGAGCGCCAGAAGCTCTGGGCCAACCGCATTGCGGTGTTCGCGCTCGGGGTCCTCCCGTTTCTGCTCGCGCTCAACAGCGGGCTGCTGGGCGGGCTGGTCCAGCTCATCGTCATCCTGCAGGCATCGATGATGGGCGGGATGTTCTTCATGCCACTCGTGTTGGGCTTACACTGGAAACGCGCGAACACGTTGGGCGGGGTCTCCGGCATGGTCGGCGGCTTCTTCACCGTCCTGTTCTGGCATATCGGCACCAAAATATACTCCGTGGTGCCCGAGTCAATCACCACCGTAGTGACTGACCCAGTCATCCCCGGGGTCGCTGTCTCGCTGATTCTGGTGGTTGGTGTCTCGCTGGCGACGGGCAAGCCATCGAAGCGGACGCTCGCCCCATTCTTCGACGACGTGGCAGAAGAACGACCGGCCGGCCGCCGCGAGGCGTCACGAACCGACGGCGGTACAGAGGAGGACAATGAGTAGCCTCATCGCCCTCGCGGTGTACGCGACGCTCGTCCTCGTTTCGCTGGCGCTGGGCGTCTACTTGCTCACCACGAACCCGCCGAAGGACGAATCGTCGTTCCTCGGGCTGGGCGAAAAGAAACTGAGCGACGAGGAACTGGCCGAGGCGGACGGCTAGCGGGGTTTCAGGCCACGCGGCTCCCGTTTTTCACGACCGCTAGCGGCTCCTGTAGCGTGGCTGGGTTCTCGACCGGGTGGGCCGGGACAACCACGATGTCCGCGGGGCGTCCCTCGGCGATTCGGCCTGCAGCGCCCTCGATCCTGGCCGCGCGGGCCGCCTCGGTCGTGACCGCTCTGAGCGCGCGTTCGGGGCTTGCGCCAAGGTCCACGAGGTGTGTCACTTCCTTTGGCAAGCGACCGTGCATGCTGTCGGTCCCCAATGCGACGGGCACGTCGCGCTCGAGCAGTTCCTCCCAGACCTCACGCTCCTGCTCGCGGGCGGCTTCGACTTTCGCCATCACGGCTGCGTTGTCGGCGTCTCCACCTTCGATACCGTCGGGTTCGTGCAGGATGGTGAACGTCCCTACCACGTGACTCCCGCTCCTTTCGAGCCGGTCGATGAGGCCCGACGAGAGCGCGCCGGCGTGCTCGATGGTGTCGATTCCCGCTTCCACGGCCTGTCGGGCCCCCGGGCCACCGTGGGCATGTGCGGCCACGTGGACGCCCTGTCGGTGCGCTTCGCCGACGATTGCCGACACCTCTTCGTCTGTGTAGGGTGCCTGTGACAGCCCACCAGCCGTGCTGGAAACGCCGCCGGTGGCGAAGTACTTGATTTGGTGGGCGCCCGCGGCGACCAGTTCCCGCACCCGCTGTCGGATGGCTTCGGCGCCGTCAGTCGCTGTCAGCGCGTGGCCGTGCCCGTTCGTGGGGGTGAAGTGGCCGCCACAGGGCAGGATGTTCGGTCCCTCAAGCTCCCCTGTCTGCTCGGCCGCCTGCAGACGGAGGTCGAGTCGGTGTTCACAGCCCAGCAGCCGGATGGTGGTCGTGCCGGCCTGCAAATCACGCCGGAGGTTTCGCGTCGCGCGCACGGCCTGTGTTGTGGGGTCCTGACGCATCTGACCGAGTTGGTCGCCGTCACCCGGCCGGATGGGGCCGTGGGAATGGGCGTCGACCAGCCCGGGAAGCGCGTAGCCCTCGTATTGCTCGA is a window of halophilic archaeon DL31 DNA encoding:
- a CDS encoding oligopeptide/dipeptide ABC transporter, ATPase subunit (SMART: ATPase, AAA+ type, core~TIGRFAM: Oligopeptide/dipeptide ABC transporter, ATP-binding protein, C-terminal~KEGG: htu:Htur_1411 oligopeptide/dipeptide ABC transporter, ATPase subunit~PFAM: ABC transporter-like; Oligopeptide/dipeptide ABC transporter, C-terminal), producing MSSTTTPTAEEPNDGTVLEVENLSITYQMDDQPDVHAVQKVSFEIEAGTTFGLVGESGCGKTSAARSLIGLLDDNGEVTAGSIYKDGRDLTEVSDTELQNVRWNEIATIPQNVMNALNPVETVGSQVLGVIQLHTDRSLAEAREHATELFEQVGLDPDRMEDYPHEFSGGMLQRAVIAMAMSCDPDLIIADEPTTALDVVVQDEILSELEALQAELGVAVLVISHDIGVMAEICDDVGVMYAGELMELGSAEDVFADPSNPYTLGLANSFPDITNPDRELVDIPGTAPELRAEHQGCPFVERCPFATEECEQSRPELQPVPGRTEHQSRCHYVDEVDRLREEAADPETWGGTVGDAGETVEPGEEAVFEADGIRKYFDAGSGLVDSLLGREPNPVKAVDGVSFDVHEGEIFGIVGESGCGKSTLGRTMLNLDPATEGTISLKGTPIDDIPNEEFRRSAQIIFQNPFESLNPRLTIQQTITEPLALLNDDLSYTERVELAEQTLEAVGLSPATEYLNRFPERLSGGERQRVSIARALVVDPSFLLADEPVSMLDVSIRASVLNILRRLRREQGLTISIISHDLSLIRAVSDRTAVMYLGEFVEVGDTDRIVEDPKHPYTEALVDSVPVPDPTRKRQPVDISGEPPSARNPPSGCRFHTRCPAIIPPEEFEFADGRFRELMDLRHAIANDSLRVERARELADDSNDPESVVATLKSRRFDGEFVDPEVASIVDDGLLALVRGEQETAADRLADAFTTPCEIDGPELVELEDGRQVACHLYD
- a CDS encoding Asp/Glu/hydantoin racemase (PFAM: Asp/Glu/hydantoin racemase~KEGG: pzu:PHZ_c2409 Asp/Glu racemase): MVDVCYLVPGVGLPTKEKQRRERVANDLTPSHVDVTVVEAEGPGPTSIESAVEEYWCVVGSMQTAHEVESAFDALVIGCFGDPGIRALRELLDIPVVGPAETTIHTAAMVADRFTWLTILEETVPMSHEQAHEHHLSERCVSVRSVDAPVEEIDHCDDDLVERMVTEGRAAVEEDGAEALFPGCMSLSFAQRNDEIEERVGVPFLDPASLALEQAATWARHGVSQSPKTYPAPKFEKLEGLIGDAPGAAADDD
- a CDS encoding peptidase M28 (PFAM: Peptidase M28~KEGG: sti:Sthe_2347 peptidase M28): MSQPITNRDALDDTERRLVDEVSLDEPWELLEEFSTLTRVSGSQDEVAAADYICERLAANGVSYDRHEPELYISQPHGATIETRNKEFEPGPIKTVSFSASTTVSGAVEYVGAAGGDLINDDEPDPREPYHDVGDITGTIALTKAGSLSIRAVRKLAKKGAIGVIAIHEHDREPHNGIATPIWGGAPRYDERDNIPDVPIANVNQPDGKTLIEWAESDEGLELELSTDLTTDWMECPVVVAEIEGEADPDNDDFVLLHGHYDSWYVGITDNATGDAGLLESARVFEELSENLERNLRVAWWPGHSTGRYAGSTWYADEFAQELANNCVAQVNMDSPGAKDATEYTDMSCWCPEAHELVGDAIDDVTSAPYAEQFPFRAGDYSFDNLGITGFFMLSSNIPAEERERRGYHGVGGCGGNSDAWHVSMDTLEKAGEDELLRDIRVYVTAVARVLNANVLPFDHARTAAKLREAVEGYAAVADDQFDFSPTLDRLVALEAELSEFQTAAENGTLDRATANETITSLSRVLTRLYLVERGQFEQDPATNREPFPRYSVARKFEIVDGDEARFVGTQLKREQNTVVGELERARSLVDDAMEVA